One stretch of Streptomyces sp. 135 DNA includes these proteins:
- a CDS encoding DUF4173 domain-containing protein, producing the protein MRETTPFLAGLRTDPPGPVRTATLFSVLAAAVLSMLLFGDGLSINLLIVAVPAALAAYVASQKAGSPPGPWSLTWAVGGLALLIVPALRDAGWPSFLAVVSAVALGSLALQGCRTWLGIILSPIGLFDAIWKGLVWGWRGMRERAGSARGAGPAMRAVAMTAALLLVFGALFAGADAAFAGLLGELIPDTSLAGAPWRVLLLVIGAAGALAAAHVAASPLRWDRLVVKPGRARGRMEWALPLIVLNVLFAAFNAVQLAVLFGGYEAVLDKTGLSYSAYARQGFWQLLLATLLTLLVIVFALRWAPRDGTKDRTLVRAVLGTLCALTLVVVASAMRRMDMYVEAYGLTRLRISVVAVELWLGVIIVLIMAAGVWGARWLPRAVAASAAAGVLAFGLLSPDAMIAERNVQRYEDTGKFDPDYARQLSADAIPALDKLPEPQRSCAIEGIAESLGDEEGPWYATSLGESRARRIIEARPPRTGVGVCGRTGTDDPHTPYPSYP; encoded by the coding sequence ATGCGCGAAACCACGCCGTTCCTCGCCGGTCTGCGCACCGACCCGCCTGGCCCCGTCCGGACGGCGACACTCTTCTCGGTGCTCGCCGCAGCCGTACTGAGCATGCTGCTCTTTGGTGACGGACTGTCGATCAATCTGCTGATCGTTGCCGTCCCTGCCGCGCTCGCTGCCTATGTCGCCTCTCAGAAGGCCGGTAGCCCGCCCGGCCCCTGGTCCCTGACGTGGGCGGTCGGCGGACTCGCACTGCTGATCGTGCCCGCACTGCGGGACGCGGGATGGCCGTCGTTCCTCGCTGTCGTCTCCGCGGTCGCGCTCGGCTCACTCGCCTTGCAGGGCTGCCGGACCTGGCTCGGGATAATCCTCAGCCCCATCGGCCTCTTCGACGCGATCTGGAAGGGGCTCGTCTGGGGCTGGCGAGGCATGCGCGAGCGCGCGGGGAGTGCGCGCGGTGCCGGTCCCGCGATGCGCGCGGTGGCGATGACCGCCGCACTGCTCCTGGTCTTCGGCGCACTGTTCGCCGGTGCGGATGCCGCGTTCGCCGGCCTGCTCGGCGAGCTGATACCGGACACCTCGCTCGCCGGAGCCCCCTGGCGCGTCCTGCTCCTGGTGATCGGGGCGGCCGGCGCGCTCGCCGCAGCGCACGTGGCAGCTTCCCCCCTCCGGTGGGACCGGCTCGTGGTGAAGCCCGGCCGGGCCCGCGGCCGGATGGAGTGGGCGCTGCCGCTGATCGTCCTCAACGTCCTCTTCGCGGCCTTCAACGCCGTCCAGCTCGCCGTGCTCTTCGGCGGCTACGAAGCCGTCCTCGACAAGACCGGACTCTCGTACTCCGCCTATGCGCGGCAAGGCTTCTGGCAGTTGCTCCTGGCCACACTCCTCACACTGCTCGTCATCGTGTTCGCGTTGCGGTGGGCACCTCGTGATGGCACCAAGGACCGCACGCTCGTCCGTGCGGTGCTCGGCACGCTCTGCGCGCTGACGCTCGTCGTGGTGGCGTCCGCGATGCGCCGCATGGACATGTACGTGGAGGCGTACGGCCTCACCCGGCTCAGGATTTCGGTCGTAGCCGTGGAGCTCTGGCTCGGCGTGATCATCGTATTGATCATGGCTGCCGGCGTCTGGGGCGCTCGATGGCTGCCGCGTGCCGTCGCCGCGAGCGCTGCGGCGGGAGTGCTGGCCTTCGGTCTGCTGTCGCCTGACGCGATGATCGCCGAGCGCAACGTGCAGCGTTACGAGGACACCGGAAAGTTCGACCCTGATTACGCCCGTCAGCTGTCCGCGGACGCGATACCGGCCCTCGACAAGCTTCCGGAGCCCCAGCGCTCCTGTGCGATCGAGGGCATAGCCGAGAGCCTCGGCGATGAGGAAGGTCCCTGGTACGCGACGAGCCTGGGGGAGTCCCGGGCGAGGCGGATCATCGAGGCACGGCCGCCGCGGACGGGCGTGGGGGTCTGCGGAAGGACGGGTACGGACGATCCGCACACCCCGTACCCGTCCTACCCCTGA
- a CDS encoding MFS transporter — MTTSQLTQDRKPGAARREGHPGIALTVIAACQLMVVLDATIVNIALPHIQGALNFSTTDLTWVVSAYTLTFGGLLLLGGRAGDILGRRRVFMAGILLFTFASLLGGFAQEPWQLLAARALQGVGGAIASPTSLALITTTFPEGPERNRAFGVFAAVSAGGGAIGLLAGGMLTEWLDWRWVLFVNVPIGILIAVLTPLYINESERHPGRFDLLGALTSTAGMTSLVFGFIRASEEGWRDSLTLGSFGAAVVLLIAFVLVESRAKEPITPLRMFADRNRSGTYVIMLSLAAAMFGMFFFIVLFVQNVLNYTPIEAGLAFLPVTVVIALGAALSQKFLPVLGPKPFMVTGSVIVAAGLGWQTLLGPDSSYVGGVLGPMLLFGFGMGLNFVTLTLTAVSGVGLHEAGAASGLLNATQQVGGSLGLSILTTVFGTASRDEGKEQMADFMAHATPEQKAEFAKTHELPAPWGHEVLSEGISTAFIPAVAMALLALATAVLVVRVRKSDLDALSGTASAAGPSGG, encoded by the coding sequence GTGACTACCTCTCAACTTACGCAAGATCGAAAGCCTGGAGCCGCACGCCGGGAGGGGCACCCCGGCATAGCCCTCACCGTCATCGCGGCCTGCCAACTCATGGTGGTCCTGGACGCGACGATTGTGAATATCGCGCTCCCCCACATTCAGGGCGCACTCAACTTCTCGACGACCGACCTCACTTGGGTCGTCAGCGCATACACCCTCACCTTCGGCGGCCTGCTGCTGCTCGGCGGCCGGGCCGGGGACATCCTCGGACGACGCCGCGTCTTCATGGCCGGCATCCTCCTCTTCACGTTCGCCTCACTCCTGGGCGGATTCGCCCAAGAGCCGTGGCAACTGCTGGCCGCGCGCGCCCTCCAGGGTGTCGGAGGCGCGATCGCGTCACCCACCTCGCTGGCGCTCATCACGACGACCTTCCCCGAGGGACCGGAGCGGAACCGCGCGTTCGGCGTCTTCGCAGCCGTATCGGCGGGCGGCGGCGCGATCGGACTGCTGGCCGGCGGCATGCTCACCGAGTGGCTCGACTGGCGCTGGGTGCTGTTCGTGAACGTACCCATCGGCATCCTGATCGCCGTCCTCACCCCGCTCTACATCAACGAATCCGAACGCCACCCGGGCCGTTTCGACCTCCTCGGCGCGCTCACCTCGACGGCAGGCATGACCTCGCTGGTCTTCGGCTTCATCCGGGCGTCGGAAGAGGGCTGGCGCGACAGCCTCACCCTGGGGTCGTTCGGGGCGGCGGTCGTCCTCCTGATCGCCTTCGTGCTCGTCGAGAGCCGCGCGAAGGAACCGATCACTCCGCTGCGTATGTTCGCCGACCGCAACCGCTCGGGCACGTACGTGATCATGCTCAGCCTGGCTGCCGCGATGTTCGGCATGTTCTTCTTCATCGTGCTGTTCGTACAGAACGTACTGAACTACACGCCCATCGAGGCAGGCCTGGCGTTCCTGCCGGTCACGGTCGTGATCGCGCTCGGTGCGGCCCTGTCGCAGAAGTTCCTGCCTGTGCTCGGCCCCAAACCGTTCATGGTGACGGGGTCGGTCATCGTCGCCGCGGGACTGGGCTGGCAGACGCTGCTCGGGCCGGACAGTTCGTACGTCGGTGGAGTGCTCGGCCCGATGCTGCTGTTCGGCTTCGGCATGGGCCTGAACTTCGTGACGCTGACGCTGACGGCGGTCTCCGGAGTTGGCCTGCACGAGGCAGGCGCGGCATCCGGGCTGCTCAACGCGACACAGCAGGTGGGTGGCTCGCTCGGCCTCTCCATCCTCACCACGGTCTTCGGCACGGCGAGCCGGGACGAGGGGAAGGAGCAGATGGCGGACTTCATGGCACACGCCACGCCGGAACAGAAGGCCGAGTTCGCCAAGACGCACGAACTCCCGGCGCCTTGGGGCCATGAAGTGCTGTCCGAGGGCATCTCGACCGCCTTCATACCGGCGGTGGCCATGGCTCTGCTGGCCCTGGCGACCGCCGTACTGGTGGTCCGCGTACGCAAGAGCGATCTCGACGCTCTTTCCGGCACGGCTAGCGCGGCCGGCCCCAGCGGCGGCTGA
- a CDS encoding TetR/AcrR family transcriptional regulator yields MVTSRWTAAPAQAASPRRRGPVLERAILDAALEQLSTVGWGGLTMEGVAAGAQTGKAAVYRRWPSKADLVVHALRAGLPQIDSAPDLGGVREELLQLCRQLREAMFSRPGFALRAVLHECDSETAERFRDVIFEGVVEPGVKLIKEVVRRGIARGEVRSGGMDDYVCDVIPAMLMYRSKVCGSEWTDEEFEDLIDQVMVPLLRR; encoded by the coding sequence ATGGTTACTTCGCGCTGGACGGCCGCCCCCGCTCAGGCGGCTTCCCCGCGGCGCCGGGGGCCCGTGCTGGAGAGGGCGATCCTCGATGCCGCCCTTGAACAGCTCAGTACGGTCGGCTGGGGTGGGCTGACGATGGAGGGCGTCGCGGCGGGCGCGCAGACGGGGAAGGCCGCGGTGTACCGCCGCTGGCCGTCCAAGGCGGACCTCGTCGTACACGCGCTGCGGGCCGGGTTGCCGCAGATCGACAGTGCGCCGGACCTCGGAGGTGTTCGGGAGGAGCTGCTGCAACTGTGCCGGCAGCTGCGGGAGGCGATGTTCTCGCGCCCCGGCTTCGCCTTGCGTGCCGTACTTCACGAATGCGACTCGGAGACGGCGGAACGCTTCCGTGACGTGATCTTCGAGGGGGTCGTCGAACCGGGCGTCAAGCTGATCAAGGAAGTCGTACGCAGGGGAATTGCGCGCGGAGAGGTGCGTTCCGGGGGAATGGACGACTACGTATGTGATGTCATTCCGGCCATGCTGATGTATCGCTCCAAGGTGTGCGGGAGCGAATGGACGGATGAGGAATTCGAGGATCTGATCGATCAGGTGATGGTGCCGCTATTGCGGCGGTGA
- a CDS encoding ribonuclease HII: MPYQAPTHTVERSLRATTGAKIVAGVDEVGRGAWAGPVTVCAAVTGLRRPPEGLTDSKLITPKRRTVLAAELESWVTAHALGHASHEEIDELGMTAALRLAAVRALEGLPIRPDAVILDGKHDYLGAPWQVRTVIKGDQSCVAVAAASVIAKVRRDKMMAELGIEHADFGFAANAGYPSPVHKAALAERGPTPYHRLSWAYLDALPQWRHLKKARSWADGNVPEIEGQLGFEF; the protein is encoded by the coding sequence ATGCCGTACCAAGCACCCACCCACACCGTCGAGCGCTCCTTGCGCGCCACCACCGGAGCGAAGATCGTCGCCGGTGTCGACGAGGTCGGGCGCGGTGCGTGGGCGGGCCCCGTCACCGTCTGCGCGGCGGTCACGGGACTGCGCCGACCGCCCGAAGGGCTCACCGATTCCAAGCTGATCACTCCCAAGCGGCGCACCGTGCTCGCGGCGGAACTGGAGAGCTGGGTCACGGCGCACGCCCTCGGGCACGCCTCGCACGAGGAGATCGACGAACTGGGGATGACGGCCGCGCTGCGGCTCGCCGCGGTGCGCGCGCTGGAGGGGCTGCCGATCCGTCCGGACGCAGTGATCCTCGACGGCAAGCACGACTACCTCGGCGCTCCCTGGCAGGTTCGTACGGTGATCAAGGGCGACCAGTCCTGTGTGGCCGTCGCGGCGGCTTCGGTCATTGCCAAAGTCCGGCGCGACAAAATGATGGCCGAACTGGGCATCGAACATGCAGACTTCGGTTTTGCGGCCAACGCCGGCTATCCCTCGCCGGTACACAAGGCCGCGCTGGCGGAACGGGGACCCACCCCGTACCACCGGCTTTCGTGGGCGTATCTTGATGCGCTGCCCCAGTGGCGGCACCTCAAGAAGGCCCGCAGCTGGGCGGACGGAAACGTTCCGGAAATCGAGGGTCAGCTCGGCTTTGAGTTCTGA
- a CDS encoding RecQ family ATP-dependent DNA helicase: MTNQDLRTAADAVLARLVGGPAPTYGEAPPSGGARLREDQWRAIEALVADKRRALVVQRTGWGKSAVYFVATALLRERGSGPTVIVSPLLALMRNQVESAARAGIRARTINSSNTEEWESVQAEVAAGDVDVLLVSPERLNNPDFRDQVLPKLAAATGLLVVDEAHCISDWGHDFRPDYRRLRTMLADLPPDVPVLATTATANARVTADVAEQLGTGGGSDALVLRGPLDRESLSLNVLQLPNAAHRLAWLADHLNDLPGSGIIYTLTVAAAEEVTAYLRQCGHTVASYTGKTENADRQQAEEDLLANRVKALVATSALGMGFDKPDLGFVVHLGSPSSPIAYYQQVGRAGRGVDHAEVLLLPGKEDEAIWNYFASLAFPPEEQVRRTLDVLAEAGRPLSLPALEPLVELRRSRLETMLKVLDVDGAVRRVKGGWISTGQPWAYDTERYAWVAKQRQAEQQAMREYASSSGCRMEFLRRQLDDEEAAPCGRCDNCAGARFGGEVSSATLDSARGELGRAGVDVEPRKMWPTGLAAVGVDLKGRIPAGEQAAPGRALGRLSDIGWGNRLRPMLTPQAPDGPVPDDVAKAVVDVLADWAKGPGGWASGAGDAQPRPVGVVTMTSHTRPQLIQSLGARIAEVGRLPLLGSIEYTAGADAGRVPRSNSAQRLRALDGALTVPPALAAALQEAEGPVFLVDDMTDSGWTLAVAARMLRRTGAKGVLPLVLAVQG; the protein is encoded by the coding sequence ATGACCAACCAAGACCTGCGCACGGCGGCCGACGCCGTACTCGCCCGCCTCGTCGGCGGCCCCGCCCCCACCTACGGCGAGGCGCCCCCGTCGGGCGGCGCCCGGCTGCGCGAGGATCAGTGGCGCGCGATCGAGGCGCTGGTCGCCGACAAACGCCGGGCGCTGGTCGTGCAGCGCACGGGCTGGGGCAAGTCCGCGGTGTACTTCGTCGCGACGGCCCTGCTGCGCGAGCGCGGCAGCGGTCCGACCGTGATCGTCTCGCCGCTGCTCGCCCTCATGCGCAATCAGGTCGAGTCCGCCGCTCGAGCCGGCATCCGCGCGCGCACGATCAACTCCTCCAACACGGAGGAGTGGGAGTCCGTACAGGCCGAGGTCGCCGCGGGAGACGTCGACGTGCTGCTGGTGAGTCCCGAACGCCTCAACAACCCGGACTTCCGCGACCAGGTCCTGCCCAAGCTTGCCGCGGCCACCGGGCTGCTCGTCGTCGACGAGGCGCACTGCATCTCCGACTGGGGTCATGACTTCCGGCCCGACTACCGCAGGCTGCGAACCATGCTCGCGGACCTTCCGCCCGACGTGCCGGTCCTGGCCACCACGGCGACCGCCAACGCGCGCGTGACGGCGGATGTCGCCGAGCAGCTGGGCACCGGGGGCGGCTCGGACGCGCTCGTGCTGCGCGGGCCTCTCGACCGGGAGAGCCTGAGCCTGAACGTACTCCAGTTGCCGAATGCCGCGCATCGGCTGGCCTGGCTGGCCGACCACCTCAACGACCTGCCGGGGTCCGGGATCATCTACACCCTCACGGTCGCCGCCGCCGAAGAGGTGACCGCCTATCTGCGACAGTGCGGGCACACGGTCGCCTCGTACACGGGGAAGACCGAGAACGCCGACCGCCAGCAGGCCGAGGAAGACCTTCTCGCCAACCGCGTGAAGGCTCTGGTCGCCACCTCCGCGCTCGGCATGGGCTTCGACAAGCCCGACCTGGGGTTCGTGGTCCACCTCGGCTCCCCCTCCTCGCCGATCGCCTACTACCAGCAGGTGGGGCGCGCGGGCCGCGGTGTCGACCACGCGGAGGTGTTGCTTCTGCCGGGCAAGGAGGACGAGGCGATCTGGAATTACTTCGCTTCGCTCGCCTTCCCACCAGAGGAGCAGGTGCGCCGCACGCTCGACGTCCTGGCCGAAGCCGGCAGACCGCTTTCGCTGCCTGCTCTTGAGCCCCTGGTCGAGCTGCGCCGCTCACGGCTCGAGACGATGCTCAAGGTCCTCGACGTGGACGGTGCTGTCCGCCGCGTGAAGGGCGGCTGGATCTCCACCGGCCAGCCGTGGGCGTACGACACCGAGCGCTATGCCTGGGTCGCCAAGCAGCGGCAGGCCGAGCAGCAGGCGATGCGCGAGTACGCGTCGTCGTCCGGTTGCCGCATGGAGTTCCTGCGACGCCAACTGGACGACGAGGAAGCGGCCCCCTGTGGGCGTTGCGACAACTGCGCAGGTGCGCGATTCGGGGGTGAGGTCTCCTCCGCCACGCTGGACTCGGCACGGGGCGAGCTCGGACGGGCGGGCGTGGACGTCGAGCCCCGCAAGATGTGGCCCACCGGCCTGGCCGCAGTTGGCGTGGACCTCAAGGGACGCATTCCGGCAGGCGAACAGGCCGCTCCCGGGCGGGCATTGGGCCGGCTCTCCGACATCGGGTGGGGCAACCGCCTGCGTCCCATGCTCACCCCGCAGGCCCCGGACGGGCCGGTTCCGGACGACGTGGCGAAGGCCGTGGTGGATGTACTGGCGGACTGGGCTAAGGGCCCCGGCGGCTGGGCCTCGGGCGCGGGCGACGCGCAGCCGCGACCGGTAGGCGTGGTGACCATGACCTCGCACACCCGGCCTCAGCTGATCCAGTCGCTGGGCGCCCGGATCGCCGAAGTGGGCCGACTCCCCCTCCTCGGCTCCATCGAGTACACCGCGGGGGCCGATGCGGGGCGGGTCCCCAGGAGCAACAGCGCGCAGCGCCTGCGCGCCCTGGACGGCGCGCTGACGGTGCCGCCCGCGCTCGCCGCCGCGCTCCAGGAAGCCGAGGGGCCAGTGTTCTTGGTCGATGACATGACCGACAGCGGCTGGACGCTCGCGGTGGCCGCGCGCATGCTCCGTCGCACCGGCGCCAAGGGGGTGTTGCCGCTGGTCCTGGCTGTGCAGGGCTGA
- a CDS encoding DUF4192 domain-containing protein, with protein sequence MTNHSEATGPIDPNGIDADGIGTNGVDPNRAARLGGSVEPTDAVRPSGPVGHVDSVAPVGPMRPASPDETVRPGSLTDIGEGTAPPNPFDEPLVTLRTPAELADSLPYLLGFKPEESIVLIALHGDRGQFGGRVRLGIPERAEDWPNVAEQLAQCLVGGCERRGARPDGVIAFLCREPDAAGSGQPVVEQLRPLAQVLRTACGALDVPVFEVVCISGDRFWTYCCPETRCCPPEGMPLLRPGTSVLAAAATYVGVQAAATQSEIRGRLTPWESAAAIEQERALDAAGLALIPRMLSEKARITAVETLDLAHRVMARLADAPPVSGALEADSRDDELIAHDEAAALILGLQVRDTRDRAAEWMEGAEAHLALRLWRALSRRCVGAYAEHAAAPLALAGWVAWSLGDLAEGQEALDMALCADPEYMFALLLNRACNEDMDPEPIRRCLRRRRDDRADHDDRDDHDDRADHDDHDGPDGEAAPKSPDGMAEMPQAEGLLEAGASTTRESAPRRRRRRLPRSPGSGGPSTSDAPRTSGGPGSPRAKGGPSGSGGPGTGPQNRRRTLRRGMRNGR encoded by the coding sequence ATGACGAATCACAGCGAAGCAACCGGTCCGATCGACCCGAACGGCATCGACGCGGACGGCATCGGAACGAATGGTGTCGACCCGAACCGCGCGGCCCGTCTCGGCGGCTCGGTCGAACCCACCGACGCGGTCCGCCCCAGCGGCCCTGTCGGCCACGTGGACTCCGTGGCCCCCGTCGGTCCCATGCGCCCCGCTAGCCCCGACGAGACCGTCCGCCCCGGCAGCCTCACCGATATCGGCGAGGGGACGGCCCCGCCGAACCCGTTCGATGAGCCGCTGGTCACCCTGCGCACACCGGCCGAACTGGCCGATTCCCTGCCCTACCTACTCGGTTTCAAGCCCGAGGAAAGCATCGTGCTCATCGCTCTGCATGGTGATCGCGGGCAGTTCGGCGGGCGCGTGCGCCTGGGAATCCCGGAGCGCGCGGAGGACTGGCCGAACGTCGCGGAGCAACTGGCCCAGTGCCTGGTGGGCGGCTGCGAGCGGAGGGGAGCTCGCCCCGACGGCGTCATCGCCTTCCTCTGCCGGGAGCCCGACGCAGCAGGGTCCGGCCAACCTGTCGTGGAGCAGTTGCGGCCGCTGGCGCAGGTGTTGCGTACGGCGTGCGGTGCCCTCGACGTCCCGGTCTTCGAAGTCGTGTGTATTTCGGGGGACCGTTTCTGGACCTACTGCTGCCCGGAGACCCGCTGCTGCCCACCGGAAGGCATGCCTCTGCTCAGGCCGGGCACCTCGGTCCTCGCCGCCGCGGCGACCTACGTGGGAGTCCAGGCGGCCGCCACGCAGAGTGAGATCAGGGGGCGCCTGACTCCCTGGGAATCCGCTGCGGCGATCGAACAGGAGCGAGCCTTGGACGCCGCAGGCCTTGCGCTCATCCCCAGGATGCTGAGCGAGAAAGCGCGCATCACCGCTGTCGAGACGCTCGATCTGGCGCACCGAGTCATGGCGCGGCTGGCCGACGCCCCGCCCGTTTCCGGCGCGCTTGAGGCCGACAGCAGGGACGACGAACTGATCGCACACGACGAGGCGGCCGCCTTGATCCTCGGCCTCCAGGTCCGGGATACACGGGACCGCGCGGCCGAGTGGATGGAAGGCGCGGAGGCGCATCTGGCCCTGCGTCTGTGGAGGGCACTGTCCCGCCGTTGCGTCGGCGCGTACGCGGAGCACGCCGCGGCGCCGCTGGCCCTTGCCGGCTGGGTCGCCTGGTCCCTCGGTGACCTGGCGGAAGGCCAGGAAGCCCTGGACATGGCTCTGTGCGCCGACCCGGAGTACATGTTTGCTCTGCTCCTGAACCGAGCCTGCAACGAAGACATGGATCCGGAGCCGATCCGTCGCTGTCTTCGCAGGAGGCGCGACGACCGCGCCGACCATGACGACCGCGACGACCATGACGACCGCGCCGACCATGACGACCACGACGGCCCTGACGGGGAGGCGGCCCCCAAATCGCCGGACGGCATGGCCGAAATGCCGCAGGCTGAAGGGCTGTTGGAGGCCGGGGCCTCGACCACGCGGGAAAGCGCCCCTCGACGACGCCGGCGGCGGCTGCCTCGCTCGCCCGGAAGCGGTGGCCCCAGTACCTCCGACGCCCCGCGCACCTCAGGAGGACCAGGCAGCCCCCGCGCCAAAGGTGGCCCCAGCGGCTCCGGCGGTCCGGGTACGGGCCCGCAGAACCGGCGGCGCACGCTCAGGCGCGGCATGAGGAACGGCCGATGA
- a CDS encoding glycogen debranching N-terminal domain-containing protein, giving the protein MCVALPAFAISTDQGQLTGRGLEGFYRAGRRLLSRCQVRVAGHEPVAVQARMLSADSARFVATLRLSTGTGPDPELVVERIRHADGTERITLHSSAARPLRLPLEISLGTDLAELGIVASGRAGPEVPASVHDSGMRWSSAGAHCLVTASPAPADALASAGLLRWEVDLPPGASRSIELRVRPDGAGPIRAAGHGAMRSVATAEAVGDDPGVQPLLARSVEDLQALLLRDPEHTTDVYLAAGAPWRCGLAPAEALAAARMALPLGTRLAAGTMRSLARSQLAGAGPRSGMIPGPLRDAGPHLPPGCAGTEATLLFPALLAEARRWGLPGPEVEELLPTAERCLRWLRTAIGDGVFLPDAHPSGLARCETQAHAHRAALLGSDLLEAYGIEGSAGLRQWAQRLRSAFREEFWVADRAGGRPASARLPDGRLLPYLTGGAAHLLDTGLLGSGELAPGLLDKIQTEQLARLLGGPVMDSGWGLRSLGSNEAAYNPFGHRGGAVRVQETAVAVTGLAAAGYDKEASSLLRGMLSAASCFDHRLPEMYAGEQRTEGGAPLPHPAACRPAAIAAAAGVHVLTALAGIRPDAPAGTVTLSPVRSAPLGELGLTALSVAGAPFSVRVSRLGLAMVEEAAEGLQLGV; this is encoded by the coding sequence ATCTGCGTCGCTCTGCCCGCCTTCGCGATCTCGACGGACCAGGGGCAGTTGACCGGCCGCGGACTGGAGGGGTTCTACCGCGCGGGACGACGGCTCCTGTCCCGCTGTCAGGTACGCGTGGCAGGGCACGAGCCGGTCGCGGTGCAGGCCCGGATGCTCTCGGCGGACAGCGCCCGCTTCGTGGCGACACTGCGCCTGTCGACCGGTACCGGTCCCGACCCGGAACTCGTCGTCGAGCGGATCCGGCACGCCGACGGTACGGAACGGATCACGCTGCACAGCTCGGCCGCGCGCCCCCTGCGGCTGCCCCTTGAGATCTCGCTCGGCACGGACCTCGCGGAGTTGGGTATCGTCGCGTCCGGCAGAGCCGGGCCCGAGGTTCCCGCCAGCGTGCACGACTCCGGGATGCGGTGGTCCTCCGCAGGGGCGCATTGCCTGGTCACGGCCAGCCCGGCGCCCGCGGACGCTCTGGCCTCCGCAGGATTGTTGCGCTGGGAGGTGGACCTGCCGCCAGGTGCCTCTCGCAGCATTGAGCTGCGGGTGAGACCTGATGGAGCGGGGCCGATCCGTGCGGCAGGACACGGCGCGATGCGTTCCGTCGCCACGGCGGAGGCGGTCGGCGACGACCCCGGAGTCCAGCCACTGCTGGCCCGTTCCGTCGAGGATCTACAGGCGCTACTGCTGAGGGACCCCGAGCACACCACCGACGTCTACCTGGCCGCAGGTGCGCCCTGGCGCTGCGGACTGGCACCTGCCGAGGCGCTGGCCGCCGCCCGCATGGCACTGCCGCTCGGTACCCGGCTCGCCGCCGGGACGATGCGCAGCCTCGCCCGGAGTCAGCTCGCGGGGGCAGGTCCCCGGTCGGGCATGATCCCGGGGCCATTGAGGGACGCGGGGCCGCACCTGCCACCGGGCTGCGCCGGCACCGAGGCGACGCTGCTCTTCCCGGCGCTCCTCGCCGAGGCGCGACGGTGGGGGCTTCCCGGGCCGGAGGTGGAGGAACTGCTGCCCACGGCGGAGAGGTGCCTGCGGTGGCTGCGTACCGCGATCGGTGACGGCGTGTTCCTGCCCGACGCGCATCCGAGTGGGCTGGCGCGCTGTGAGACCCAGGCACATGCGCACCGGGCCGCGCTGCTCGGCTCGGACCTGCTCGAGGCGTACGGCATAGAGGGCTCCGCGGGCCTGCGGCAATGGGCCCAGCGGCTGCGCTCGGCGTTCCGGGAGGAGTTCTGGGTGGCGGACCGGGCAGGTGGCCGGCCGGCTTCGGCCCGCCTGCCCGACGGTCGCCTTCTGCCGTACCTCACCGGGGGCGCGGCCCACCTCTTGGACACCGGCCTGCTGGGGTCGGGGGAGCTTGCCCCGGGCCTGCTCGACAAGATCCAGACCGAACAACTCGCCCGGCTGCTGGGCGGGCCCGTCATGGACTCCGGCTGGGGGCTGCGCAGCCTCGGGTCCAATGAGGCCGCGTACAACCCCTTCGGGCACCGGGGCGGGGCGGTCCGCGTGCAGGAGACGGCGGTCGCCGTCACGGGCCTCGCGGCGGCGGGATACGACAAGGAGGCGAGCTCACTGTTGCGAGGCATGTTGTCCGCGGCCTCGTGCTTCGACCATCGGCTGCCGGAGATGTACGCCGGGGAGCAGCGCACGGAGGGAGGGGCCCCGCTGCCGCACCCGGCTGCCTGCCGCCCGGCCGCGATCGCTGCTGCGGCCGGGGTGCATGTCCTGACGGCGCTCGCCGGGATCCGTCCCGACGCGCCCGCGGGGACTGTGACGTTGAGTCCGGTCCGCAGTGCCCCGTTGGGGGAGCTCGGGCTGACCGCGCTGAGCGTCGCGGGCGCACCGTTCTCCGTACGGGTGAGCCGGCTGGGCCTCGCCATGGTCGAGGAGGCGGCCGAGGGGCTTCAGTTGGGAGTGTGA